From Nostoc flagelliforme CCNUN1, a single genomic window includes:
- a CDS encoding HlyD family efflux transporter periplasmic adaptor subunit — MNLQSLSKPSKQWTLAVVVGGTALTGIIAFYGISQSKSTSKPVEVVQPRPKIEEVTALGRIEPATEVIKVSVPATLSNDRIAKLLVQRGSGVKAGQAIAIMDSRDRLQNALLEAQAQVKVSQAELAKVQAGAKSGEIAAQKAEADLAEVYIRAPIAGRILDIKAKPGEVVGEKGIAELGQTRSMQAIAEVYQTDIGKVREGQQAKISSESFSQELRGTVRLIGLQVIQQEVTSGEPGENLDRKVIEVRIALDSQDSKRVANLTNLQVQVAIQPNNNIKQ, encoded by the coding sequence ATGAATTTACAATCGCTCTCGAAACCTTCAAAGCAATGGACGCTGGCTGTAGTTGTTGGTGGTACCGCCCTTACAGGAATTATCGCTTTCTACGGTATTTCTCAATCAAAATCAACCAGTAAACCCGTTGAAGTCGTCCAACCCAGACCAAAGATTGAGGAAGTTACCGCTTTAGGACGGATAGAACCAGCAACAGAAGTCATTAAAGTATCCGTACCTGCTACGTTAAGCAATGATCGCATAGCCAAATTGCTTGTACAGCGTGGCAGTGGCGTTAAAGCAGGTCAAGCGATCGCCATTATGGATTCGCGCGATCGCCTGCAAAATGCTCTACTGGAAGCACAAGCACAAGTCAAAGTATCCCAGGCAGAGTTAGCCAAGGTGCAAGCTGGCGCAAAATCTGGAGAGATTGCCGCCCAAAAAGCTGAAGCCGATCTCGCTGAAGTTTATATTCGCGCGCCCATAGCAGGTCGCATTCTCGATATTAAGGCTAAACCCGGAGAAGTTGTTGGTGAGAAAGGCATTGCCGAACTCGGACAAACCAGATCGATGCAAGCGATCGCAGAGGTATATCAAACTGATATTGGCAAAGTTCGTGAAGGTCAACAGGCAAAGATTTCGAGCGAGTCGTTCTCCCAAGAGTTGCGCGGAACCGTTCGGCTCATTGGACTACAGGTGATCCAACAAGAAGTAACTAGCGGCGAACCTGGAGAAAACCTTGATCGCAAAGTCATTGAAGTGAGAATTGCACTCGATTCACAAGATAGCAAACGAGTTGCGAACTTAACTAACTTGCAAGTACAGGTTGCCATTCAGCCGAATAACAATATAAAGCAGTAA
- a CDS encoding alpha/beta fold hydrolase has translation MFPIHRPRRLRSHPQLRRMVRENVLTTSDLIYPLFAVLGEAIANEVKSMPGVYQLSVDKIVEEAKEVYDLGIPAIILFGIPEDKDSDATGAWHDCGIVQKATTAVKEAVPDLIGWGRSDHPEQNYLPKDYIVMLIEFIEKTCQGPVTIIASSLTGAFAIRAAIERPDLFKSLILTLPSGIKDFRQYYSNSFFAQIASIPILDRVLYAGQVSSFGIRDFFERVFAQPNRLSFEIVEAFVQSAQQPNAEYAALSFLQGSSSFDLSEYIPKLTTPTIFIWGSQAKFTGPKVGRRLANLNPQAIQAFIELEDVGLNPELEVPEVIIGLIRKFLPVLTQ, from the coding sequence ATGTTTCCAATTCATCGCCCGCGTCGGCTAAGAAGCCATCCCCAATTGCGGCGGATGGTGCGCGAAAACGTCCTGACAACCAGCGATTTAATCTACCCTCTTTTTGCCGTACTAGGTGAGGCGATCGCCAACGAAGTCAAATCCATGCCCGGAGTTTACCAACTTTCTGTAGACAAAATCGTGGAAGAAGCGAAGGAAGTCTACGACCTCGGCATTCCAGCCATTATTTTATTTGGCATTCCTGAAGATAAGGATTCAGACGCAACGGGCGCTTGGCACGATTGCGGGATCGTTCAAAAAGCCACTACTGCCGTTAAAGAAGCCGTACCCGACTTGATTGGCTGGGGGCGATCGGATCATCCCGAACAAAATTATCTCCCCAAGGACTACATCGTGATGCTAATTGAGTTCATCGAGAAGACGTGCCAAGGCCCTGTAACAATAATTGCTTCTTCCTTAACTGGAGCATTTGCGATCCGAGCGGCAATCGAACGTCCCGACCTGTTTAAGTCACTTATTCTCACGCTTCCCTCAGGCATCAAAGACTTCAGACAATACTACAGCAATAGCTTTTTCGCTCAAATTGCTAGTATTCCTATTCTCGATCGCGTTCTTTACGCAGGCCAAGTCAGCAGCTTTGGCATTCGTGACTTTTTTGAGCGAGTGTTTGCTCAACCCAATCGTCTTTCTTTTGAAATTGTAGAAGCTTTTGTGCAATCGGCGCAGCAGCCAAATGCCGAGTATGCTGCCCTGTCATTTTTACAAGGTAGCTCATCCTTCGATCTATCAGAATACATTCCAAAATTGACAACACCTACCATCTTTATTTGGGGAAGCCAAGCGAAGTTTACAGGGCCAAAGGTAGGGCGTCGCCTTGCGAATCTAAATCCACAAGCAATCCAAGCATTTATAGAACTAGAAGATGTAGGGTTGAATCCAGAACTGGAAGTGCCGGAAGTAATAATCGGATTAATTCGGAAGTTTTTGCCTGTGTTAACGCAGTAA
- a CDS encoding malate dehydrogenase → MSSKTSKVGVIGAGNVGANVANALVLLRKCVRVVLFDRTLSKAEGQAWDIEDSIPLLEEMEIIPSNKYEDLADSDVIVVTVGIQPKRGQSRLDTLSDNAEIIRSTMKELDRVAPNSIVLIVSNPVDVLTRIAITSSTRAENLIFGSGTVLDTARLRYQLGKRLNVAKLDVHVYVVGEHGDSEFVVWSSAFIGTIPLAEFPIPQGATLEQIHQEYAELTRKRGYNISERKGNTSYGISIAVCQLVNSILRDEKQIFPVSARADSSYGVGTEVVFGLPCIIGSIGIERQLLLPRNADEQRLLEESATKLNLAYNSLDN, encoded by the coding sequence ATGAGTAGCAAAACATCCAAGGTCGGGGTCATTGGTGCAGGGAATGTGGGTGCAAACGTAGCAAATGCTTTAGTGCTACTCCGTAAATGTGTAAGAGTCGTGCTTTTTGACCGAACTTTATCAAAAGCTGAGGGGCAAGCATGGGATATTGAAGACAGTATTCCCTTACTTGAAGAGATGGAGATTATACCATCAAATAAGTATGAGGATTTAGCTGATTCTGATGTCATTGTCGTAACTGTTGGGATACAGCCGAAACGTGGACAGAGCCGATTAGATACGTTGAGTGACAATGCAGAGATCATACGTTCGACGATGAAAGAATTGGATCGAGTTGCACCGAATTCAATTGTGCTTATTGTTAGCAATCCAGTTGATGTACTAACGCGGATTGCAATCACCAGTTCCACCAGAGCAGAAAACCTAATTTTCGGTTCGGGAACCGTTCTTGATACTGCCAGATTGAGATATCAACTTGGTAAGCGACTGAATGTTGCAAAACTTGATGTTCATGTTTATGTGGTTGGAGAGCATGGAGACAGTGAATTTGTAGTTTGGTCTAGTGCATTTATTGGGACGATTCCCTTGGCTGAATTTCCTATACCACAAGGAGCAACGCTGGAACAAATTCATCAAGAGTACGCAGAGTTAACCCGTAAGCGAGGCTATAACATTTCTGAACGCAAAGGAAATACTAGCTATGGCATATCAATAGCAGTTTGTCAGTTAGTTAATAGCATCCTGCGAGATGAAAAACAGATATTTCCAGTATCGGCCAGAGCTGATTCTAGCTATGGAGTTGGGACTGAAGTTGTTTTTGGACTTCCGTGTATCATTGGCTCAATAGGTATTGAGCGCCAACTGCTGTTACCAAGGAATGCTGATGAACAACGCTTATTAGAAGAGTCAGCCACCAAACTGAACCTTGCCTATAATTCTTTGGATAATTAA
- the hemC gene encoding hydroxymethylbilane synthase has translation MTSVQPASSNISSPVRTIGIGSRKSQLALVQTYWVREQLQQHFPDISFEVHTMSTQGDNILDVALAKIGDKGLFTKELELRMLNLEIDFAVHSLKDLPTCLPEGLVLATVTERENPADALVVHQKYKDKQIDTLPFGTVIGTSSLRRLAQLRYHFPHFTFKDVRGNLNTRLAKLDDGEYDVLILAAAGLQRLGMSHRIHQILPTELSLYAVGQGALGIECRADDLQVLSLLKAIEHVPTRDRVLAERAFLRELEGGCQVPIGVDTQLDENTLTLTGLVASVDGKRLVKDSVTGTASEAENLGIQLAHNLRQQGATEILTEIFQTVQRS, from the coding sequence ATGACTTCAGTGCAACCCGCTTCATCTAACATTTCCAGCCCTGTTCGCACTATCGGCATCGGTTCTCGTAAAAGCCAACTCGCACTCGTGCAAACTTACTGGGTTCGAGAACAACTCCAGCAGCACTTTCCCGATATTTCCTTTGAAGTCCACACCATGTCCACCCAAGGCGACAACATCTTGGATGTGGCATTGGCCAAGATTGGCGATAAGGGATTATTCACCAAGGAACTCGAATTGAGAATGCTGAACTTGGAGATTGACTTTGCGGTTCACTCTCTCAAGGATCTGCCGACCTGCTTACCAGAGGGGTTAGTGTTAGCAACCGTAACAGAACGGGAAAACCCGGCAGATGCTTTAGTAGTGCATCAAAAGTACAAAGATAAGCAAATCGATACGCTGCCATTCGGCACAGTTATCGGCACTTCTTCCCTGCGCCGCCTCGCACAATTGCGTTATCACTTCCCCCACTTTACTTTTAAGGACGTGCGCGGCAACTTAAATACGCGCTTGGCAAAGCTGGATGATGGAGAGTACGATGTGCTGATTTTAGCAGCAGCAGGGTTGCAGCGATTGGGAATGAGCCATCGCATTCATCAAATTTTGCCAACTGAACTCTCTCTCTATGCCGTCGGACAGGGAGCATTAGGTATTGAATGCCGCGCTGACGATTTGCAAGTGCTATCATTACTCAAAGCAATCGAACACGTCCCTACCCGCGATCGCGTTTTAGCTGAACGTGCCTTCTTGCGAGAATTAGAAGGTGGTTGCCAAGTACCAATCGGTGTTGATACGCAACTGGACGAAAATACACTGACATTAACAGGGTTAGTCGCCAGCGTCGATGGCAAACGTCTAGTCAAAGATTCTGTTACGGGCACTGCTAGCGAGGCAGAAAATTTAGGTATTCAATTAGCTCATAACTTGCGGCAACAAGGAGCTACAGAGATTTTGACTGAAATTTTCCAGACAGTCCAGCGCAGTTAA
- a CDS encoding ParA family protein, protein MQVRLALLSNAGGSGKTTLAVHLAYLLANEGFRVALIDLDPQGSVSLFCGLPRPKGSQTIAAVLQEDFQGNWPLIPLWQEHLQNVEACQGEMGLVKTINELVLHERGAYLLGDRIADYPLPHDLVIFDCPATLGPLPLIALSACTHLLIPVQVEPKSADGSSKLLEWLYHTNHRLRLKPEPQIIGFVPNQYDQRLAIHRNILAQLLPQLEKLKIHGFAPIRFSSEFKNASGLGVPLHLYRPNHPACADFSLIVSKLVELLKKKD, encoded by the coding sequence ATGCAAGTTCGATTAGCACTGCTCTCGAACGCAGGTGGCAGCGGCAAAACAACTCTCGCAGTTCACCTTGCCTATCTCTTAGCAAATGAGGGATTCCGTGTTGCCTTAATTGATTTAGATCCTCAAGGTTCTGTTAGTTTATTTTGCGGATTGCCACGTCCTAAAGGTAGCCAAACAATTGCAGCAGTACTTCAGGAAGATTTCCAAGGAAATTGGCCTCTAATTCCACTGTGGCAAGAGCATTTACAAAATGTAGAAGCGTGCCAGGGAGAAATGGGGCTAGTTAAAACGATTAACGAATTAGTCCTACACGAGCGAGGAGCCTACCTTTTAGGAGATCGCATAGCTGATTACCCTTTACCTCATGATTTGGTAATTTTTGATTGTCCTGCTACTTTAGGCCCATTACCTTTAATCGCTCTTTCGGCTTGTACACATTTACTCATTCCAGTCCAGGTAGAGCCGAAATCTGCGGATGGCTCTAGCAAGTTGTTGGAATGGTTATATCACACAAACCATCGTCTTCGGCTCAAGCCAGAACCCCAAATTATAGGCTTTGTTCCTAACCAGTATGATCAGCGTCTTGCTATCCATCGCAATATTCTAGCCCAATTACTTCCACAGCTAGAAAAGTTGAAAATTCATGGTTTTGCTCCTATTCGTTTTTCATCAGAGTTCAAGAATGCAAGTGGTCTTGGAGTCCCGTTACATCTATATCGTCCAAATCATCCAGCCTGTGCTGATTTCTCTCTTATTGTAAGTAAATTAGTTGAGTTACTCAAAAAGAAGGATTAA
- the hemE gene encoding uroporphyrinogen decarboxylase has translation MGNYTLLQAARGEVLDRPPVWVMRQAGRYMKVYRDLRQKYPSFRDRSENPDLAVEISLQPFHAFQPDGVIMFSDILTPLPGMGISFDIIESKGPIFEQPIRTPAQIEALTALDPEASLPFVRQILRTLRQEVNGQATVLGFVGAPWTLAAYAIEGKSSKDYAIIKRMAFREPAMLHQFLGKLADAIAVYARYQIDAGAQVVQLFDSWAGQLSPEDFQTFSLPYLQRVVQQVKATHPDTPLILYINNSAGILELMAQSGVDIISVDWTVDMAVARQRLGANIGVQGNIDPCVLFGTKELIRDRILDTIRKAGNQKHILNLGHGILPNTPEENVAFFFETVKQLNYASNNLN, from the coding sequence ATGGGAAATTATACGTTACTGCAAGCGGCGCGAGGTGAGGTACTCGATCGCCCTCCGGTATGGGTGATGCGCCAAGCAGGCCGCTACATGAAAGTTTATCGAGATTTGCGTCAGAAGTATCCTTCGTTCCGCGATCGCTCCGAGAACCCTGATTTAGCCGTGGAAATCTCGCTGCAACCGTTCCATGCCTTCCAACCTGACGGGGTGATTATGTTCTCAGATATCCTCACGCCTTTACCTGGTATGGGTATCTCGTTTGACATTATCGAAAGTAAAGGGCCAATATTTGAGCAGCCAATCCGCACGCCAGCACAAATTGAGGCGCTGACTGCCCTCGACCCCGAAGCTTCTTTACCCTTCGTCCGGCAAATTCTGAGGACGCTACGCCAAGAAGTTAACGGTCAAGCTACCGTCTTGGGCTTTGTTGGCGCTCCTTGGACGCTAGCTGCCTATGCAATTGAAGGCAAAAGCTCAAAAGACTACGCCATTATTAAGAGGATGGCTTTCCGCGAACCTGCGATGCTGCATCAATTTTTAGGGAAACTGGCAGATGCGATCGCGGTTTACGCTCGCTACCAAATTGATGCCGGTGCCCAAGTCGTGCAACTGTTTGACTCTTGGGCGGGACAACTCAGCCCTGAAGATTTCCAAACGTTTTCTCTACCTTACCTGCAACGAGTCGTGCAACAGGTGAAAGCAACGCACCCGGACACGCCGCTGATTTTATATATCAACAACAGTGCTGGAATCCTAGAGTTAATGGCGCAATCGGGTGTCGATATTATTAGCGTGGACTGGACTGTGGATATGGCAGTAGCGCGGCAGCGACTCGGCGCAAATATTGGAGTGCAAGGAAATATCGATCCGTGCGTGTTGTTCGGTACTAAAGAGCTAATCCGCGATCGCATTCTGGACACAATCCGTAAAGCGGGGAACCAGAAGCACATCCTCAATCTCGGTCACGGGATTTTACCGAACACTCCAGAAGAGAATGTTGCTTTCTTTTTCGAGACAGTCAAGCAGCTCAACTACGCGTCAAACAATCTCAACTAA
- the devC gene encoding ABC transporter permease DevC has translation MFGKLFRKTPLAWRQMSRQKTRLFVAIAGIAFADFLMFFQLGVRDALFDSQVSPYTTLKGDLFLVNKLSDNLQSIKSFSRNKLYKIAGINDVKSLATLYVGQASWRNPENLASRQIFVYGIDPNQPAFDLPELDQQQLNKLKLLNRALFDRAGLVPQLGDVPSLLKKQNPLSVQANDYQIQIVGLFKLGSSFSADGNLITSDSTFLRLFPQRRANEIDLGIVDVESNASIEQIQADLRAKLPDDLLVLNLAEFTARESAYWSTGSAIGPTFNLGVAIGFLVGGVIVYQILYTDVSNHLPEYATLKAMGYSDIYLIGVIVQEAFILAVLGFIPGFLLSSGFYIFFQSVTFLPTAMKLARAITVLVLTFVMCIGAGAIAMQKLRAADPADIF, from the coding sequence ATATTCGGTAAATTATTCCGCAAAACTCCACTTGCTTGGCGGCAAATGAGCCGTCAAAAGACTCGTTTGTTCGTTGCTATAGCAGGAATTGCCTTTGCCGATTTTCTGATGTTTTTTCAACTGGGAGTTAGGGATGCACTCTTTGATTCGCAAGTTAGCCCCTATACCACGCTTAAAGGAGATTTATTTTTAGTTAATAAACTATCTGATAACTTGCAATCTATCAAAAGTTTTTCCAGAAATAAGCTCTATAAGATAGCAGGTATTAACGATGTAAAATCCCTTGCCACGCTATATGTGGGTCAAGCATCGTGGCGAAATCCTGAAAATCTAGCTAGCCGTCAAATTTTTGTCTACGGAATCGATCCGAATCAGCCAGCGTTTGACTTACCAGAACTCGATCAACAACAATTGAATAAACTGAAGTTATTGAATCGAGCGCTGTTTGACAGAGCTGGATTGGTTCCTCAGCTTGGGGACGTTCCTAGTTTACTGAAAAAACAGAATCCGCTTTCTGTTCAAGCTAACGATTATCAAATTCAAATAGTTGGATTATTTAAGCTCGGTTCTTCTTTTTCTGCTGACGGCAATCTTATCACCAGCGATTCTACCTTTTTACGCCTCTTTCCCCAACGCCGAGCAAACGAAATAGATCTGGGTATCGTTGACGTAGAATCAAATGCCTCGATCGAGCAGATCCAGGCTGATTTGCGAGCCAAGCTACCGGATGATTTACTGGTACTAAACCTTGCTGAATTCACCGCCCGTGAAAGTGCATATTGGTCTACAGGCTCCGCTATTGGCCCAACTTTTAACCTCGGTGTTGCAATTGGTTTTTTAGTCGGAGGAGTCATAGTTTATCAAATTCTCTATACCGATGTCTCCAATCATTTGCCCGAATACGCAACGTTAAAAGCAATGGGTTACAGCGATATATATCTGATTGGAGTTATCGTTCAAGAAGCTTTTATCTTAGCGGTTTTGGGCTTTATTCCAGGTTTTTTGCTCTCGAGTGGATTTTACATTTTTTTTCAGTCTGTGACGTTTTTACCGACTGCGATGAAACTAGCTCGCGCGATCACCGTGCTAGTGTTGACTTTCGTCATGTGTATTGGAGCGGGAGCGATCGCCATGCAAAAGTTACGAGCAGCCGATCCGGCTGATATATTCTAA
- a CDS encoding ParB/RepB/Spo0J family partition protein: MVKKVGVDLSNLFSGAEYSQEVHELKETIDKLKLEIIQLRSTDNQELETKIHELREHLVPSGVLTVAIEQIDRNPEQPRRTFTQESITAIALSLESNGQQEPIILIAQQDGRYLLFDGERRWRGAKQLNWATLEAVIIPQPEALHRRVLLASLHRENLNPLDTAEALVKEIAVQSDLKIEDIPRILRAGVRRLERQGTLVKISELVLASPEQQQQQILLLGLGEAEQIVFCILLSLLLNPASVNTNIFPMLALPDDLKQAIREQGLGGIHALSLARLSAKTLGVSEAVARKLRTRILKQILQEKLSVAQSRQIVSAEITHHTQQFDSISKRKQVDTIIRQVQGIPLVHIKRSQLVQMREALQKKLTEIESALKQEDSTES, from the coding sequence ATGGTTAAGAAAGTTGGAGTTGATTTATCTAATCTGTTTTCTGGTGCTGAATATTCTCAAGAAGTTCATGAACTAAAAGAAACCATTGACAAATTAAAGTTAGAGATTATTCAACTACGGTCAACAGATAACCAAGAGCTAGAGACAAAGATTCACGAATTACGTGAACACTTAGTGCCTTCCGGGGTTCTAACGGTAGCGATAGAACAAATTGATCGTAATCCAGAACAACCCCGACGAACCTTTACTCAAGAGAGTATTACTGCGATTGCTCTGTCTTTGGAATCAAATGGACAGCAAGAACCTATTATTCTTATTGCCCAGCAAGATGGACGCTACCTACTATTTGACGGAGAGCGTCGTTGGCGTGGTGCTAAACAATTAAATTGGGCCACCTTAGAAGCTGTAATTATTCCTCAGCCAGAAGCTCTACATCGACGTGTATTATTGGCAAGTTTACATCGAGAAAATCTAAATCCTTTAGACACAGCAGAAGCATTAGTTAAGGAAATTGCTGTTCAAAGTGATCTTAAAATCGAAGACATTCCTCGTATATTAAGGGCTGGAGTGCGCCGACTAGAGCGACAAGGGACTCTGGTTAAAATAAGTGAGCTTGTTCTAGCAAGCCCAGAACAGCAACAGCAGCAAATATTGTTACTAGGACTGGGAGAAGCAGAACAAATAGTTTTTTGTATTTTACTGTCTCTGCTATTGAATCCAGCTTCTGTTAATACTAATATTTTTCCGATGTTAGCATTGCCAGATGATTTGAAGCAGGCTATCCGAGAACAGGGGCTAGGTGGGATACACGCTTTGTCTTTGGCGCGATTATCTGCAAAAACTTTGGGTGTATCAGAAGCGGTAGCGCGAAAGCTGCGAACTCGAATATTAAAGCAGATTCTACAAGAAAAGTTATCAGTTGCTCAATCGCGTCAAATTGTATCAGCCGAGATTACCCACCATACCCAACAATTTGACTCTATTTCTAAAAGGAAGCAAGTAGATACAATTATCCGTCAAGTACAGGGAATTCCCTTGGTTCATATAAAACGTTCACAATTAGTACAAATGCGCGAAGCGTTACAAAAGAAGCTAACAGAAATTGAGTCAGCTTTAAAACAAGAAGATAGTACTGAAAGCTAA